The Candidatus Eisenbacteria bacterium genome includes a region encoding these proteins:
- the prfA gene encoding peptide chain release factor 1 gives MREALEKAKARFDELTSQLSDPAVVSVPAELKRVSKERSSLEALVTAARRYDDVLRRIAEDTAMVRNEKDPELVAMAKAEIEELEKTRAGLETELPRLLLPADPLDQKSVILEIRAGTGGDEAALFASEILRMYMKYAERHHWGAEVLSSSSASGIGGVKEAIVAINGQGAYSRFKYESGVHRVQRVPETEASGRIHTSAITVAVLPEAEEVDVQINPSEIQIDVFRSSGPGGQSVNTADSAVRIRHLPTGIVVQCQDERSQLKNKAKALKVLRSRLLDMEIQERERKMAATRKSMVSTGDRSAKIRTYNYPQGRVTDHRIGLTLYRLTHVLEGDLDELINGLFNAEQAERLAASGSAATSGGSA, from the coding sequence ATGCGTGAAGCCCTCGAGAAGGCGAAAGCCCGCTTTGACGAGCTCACCTCCCAGCTCTCCGATCCCGCCGTGGTGAGCGTGCCGGCGGAGCTCAAGCGCGTGAGCAAGGAGCGGAGCTCGCTCGAAGCCCTCGTCACGGCGGCGCGCCGCTACGACGACGTGCTGCGCCGAATCGCCGAGGACACGGCGATGGTCCGAAACGAGAAGGACCCCGAGCTCGTGGCCATGGCGAAGGCCGAGATCGAGGAGCTGGAGAAAACGCGCGCGGGCCTCGAGACGGAGCTTCCGCGGCTCCTCCTCCCGGCCGATCCCTTGGACCAGAAGAGCGTGATCTTGGAGATCCGCGCGGGAACGGGCGGCGATGAGGCGGCGCTCTTTGCCTCGGAGATCCTCCGCATGTACATGAAGTACGCCGAGCGCCACCATTGGGGGGCCGAGGTCCTGAGCTCGAGCAGCGCGAGCGGGATCGGAGGCGTGAAGGAGGCCATCGTCGCGATCAACGGCCAGGGCGCCTACAGCCGCTTCAAGTACGAGAGCGGTGTCCACCGCGTCCAGCGCGTTCCCGAGACGGAGGCGAGCGGACGGATCCACACGTCCGCGATCACGGTGGCGGTCCTTCCCGAGGCAGAGGAGGTCGACGTCCAGATCAATCCCTCGGAGATTCAGATCGACGTCTTCCGCTCCTCCGGACCGGGAGGGCAGAGCGTCAACACCGCGGATTCCGCGGTCCGGATTCGGCACCTCCCGACCGGGATCGTGGTCCAGTGCCAGGACGAGCGCTCCCAGCTCAAGAACAAAGCGAAGGCGCTCAAGGTGCTGCGCTCGCGCCTCCTCGACATGGAGATCCAGGAGCGGGAACGGAAGATGGCGGCGACCCGGAAATCGATGGTTTCGACGGGGGATCGGAGCGCGAAGATCCGCACTTACAACTACCCGCAGGGTCGGGTCACGGACCATCGGATCGGCCTCACGCTCTATCGCCTGACGCACGTGCTCGAGGGCGATCTGGACGAGCTGATCAACGGCCTCTTCAACGCGGAGCAGGCGGAGCGCCTCGCCGCTTCGGGCTCGGCCGCGACCTCCGGCGGGAGCGCATAA
- the murA gene encoding UDP-N-acetylglucosamine 1-carboxyvinyltransferase, with translation MDEIWVQGGRRLHGSVAVGGSKNATLPILAATLLAPGLYRFTNVPDLKDISTMLEMLSRFGIVSRRIAPHEITVDSRNAANAEAPYELVKTMRASIYVLGPLLARYGEARVSLPGGCAWGPRPVDLHIRGMEQLGAEIEIDHGYIVAKSGGLRGNTMAFDVSSVGATGNILMAAVTAAGKTVIENAACEPEIAALGAFLSAMGAQIEGIGSPRVVVNGVPELHPADAEMIADRIEAGTILAAAAITGGDVETTSVDPAHLGAVISKFEAGGASVEVSDRSVRLRAPERPEPLSVTTQPYPGFPTDMQAQFMALLSVGNGSSTIVDTIYLDRFTHVAELQRLGADIRVEGNTAHVRGVEGLSGAPVMATDLRASAALILAGLVAGGETRVSRVYHLDRGYERLEEKLKTLGATVRRVTG, from the coding sequence ATGGACGAAATCTGGGTTCAAGGAGGCAGGCGGCTTCACGGCTCGGTCGCGGTAGGAGGATCGAAGAACGCGACGTTGCCGATCCTGGCGGCGACCCTTCTCGCCCCTGGCCTCTATCGCTTCACCAACGTGCCGGACCTCAAGGACATCTCGACGATGCTCGAGATGCTCTCCCGATTCGGAATCGTGAGCCGGCGTATCGCGCCCCACGAGATCACGGTCGACTCGCGGAACGCGGCCAACGCAGAGGCGCCGTACGAGCTGGTGAAGACCATGCGCGCGTCGATCTACGTGCTCGGACCGCTCCTCGCGCGATACGGCGAGGCACGCGTCTCGCTTCCCGGCGGCTGCGCCTGGGGCCCGCGTCCGGTCGACCTGCACATCCGCGGCATGGAGCAGCTGGGCGCGGAGATCGAGATCGACCACGGCTACATCGTCGCGAAATCCGGCGGGCTCCGTGGGAATACGATGGCATTCGACGTCTCGAGCGTGGGCGCGACCGGAAATATACTAATGGCGGCCGTGACCGCCGCCGGCAAGACCGTGATCGAGAACGCGGCGTGCGAGCCCGAGATCGCGGCGCTGGGCGCGTTCCTCAGTGCGATGGGAGCCCAGATCGAAGGGATCGGAAGCCCCCGCGTGGTCGTGAACGGCGTACCGGAGCTTCATCCCGCGGACGCGGAGATGATCGCCGACCGGATTGAGGCGGGGACGATCCTCGCCGCCGCGGCGATCACGGGAGGGGACGTCGAGACGACGTCCGTCGATCCGGCGCACCTGGGCGCCGTGATCTCCAAGTTCGAAGCGGGCGGCGCCTCCGTGGAAGTCTCCGACCGTTCCGTCCGCCTGCGCGCGCCCGAGCGGCCCGAGCCGCTCTCGGTGACGACGCAGCCCTATCCCGGATTTCCAACCGACATGCAGGCGCAGTTCATGGCTCTCCTCTCCGTCGGAAACGGCTCGAGCACGATCGTCGACACGATCTACCTCGATCGCTTCACGCACGTGGCCGAGCTCCAGCGTCTCGGCGCCGACATCCGTGTGGAGGGGAACACGGCCCACGTCCGCGGGGTCGAAGGCCTGAGCGGCGCGCCGGTCATGGCGACCGATCTCCGCGCCTCCGCGGCGCTCATCCTGGCCGGCCTTGTCGCGGGCGGGGAAACCCGCGTCTCGCGCGTCTATCACCTCGACCGCGGCTACGAGCGGCTGGAGGAGAAGCTGAAGACGCTCGGGGCGACAGTCCGCCGCGTCACGGGCTGA
- a CDS encoding tetratricopeptide repeat protein gives MSARQEAKKAQGSPPRREAPAKVPFWLVLLLGGAVLAAALIPNWKSLGYDFVWDDPYVIGPHLDVKGWPDVAKLWNTPFDLLLKDEGFQRTYFRPATLFSLAFDRATSGENPRGFHAQNLFWYAAACLFLWLLAWEISGRPIAATAGTILFALHPTHPESVCFISGRTDLIAGASLFASLWAAARFGPRIRSPWRKLLPAALLLLPGLFAKEVALFGALLLPLALWLRDPQIRLGALARTSAAVAAAALLYLGMRAAALGPTPLPTLSPVQGAVPQLLTSVAAVARYVVLLIAPVTLTARHEIVETHAPDAVFLAGLLALIAIGAGAWILARRRSMWLLPLAIFAATLLPVCWVRILSGAIVAERFLFVPSAAIALAVALAPRRGDAGPFFLLASAAAALWLFTLLQPRVAIWKDEGTLFGSMLRESPNSPHVHGIIGGYYYRRRDLERAAYHYRRSYELYPRSGEMLLNLVAAEDELGRTDSAFVHVRKLNALYPEYGAGWYALGNIYARVYQPDSARIAYEQAIRLMPGFAQAENNLGAVLEQLGRFNEALAHYRRAEQILPGYPDAARNRSRLTATLQAKSDSAARR, from the coding sequence ATGTCTGCCCGTCAGGAAGCCAAGAAAGCGCAGGGAAGTCCGCCCCGGCGCGAGGCCCCGGCGAAGGTGCCCTTCTGGCTCGTGCTTCTGCTCGGGGGAGCCGTGTTGGCCGCGGCCCTCATCCCCAACTGGAAATCGCTCGGCTACGATTTCGTCTGGGACGACCCCTATGTGATCGGACCCCACCTGGACGTGAAGGGGTGGCCGGACGTCGCGAAGCTCTGGAACACGCCGTTCGACCTCCTCCTCAAGGACGAGGGCTTTCAGCGGACCTACTTCCGGCCGGCGACGCTCTTCAGCCTGGCCTTCGATCGCGCGACCTCGGGGGAAAACCCGCGAGGATTCCACGCGCAGAATCTGTTCTGGTACGCGGCCGCCTGCCTCTTTCTCTGGCTTCTGGCCTGGGAGATTTCGGGGCGACCGATAGCGGCGACGGCGGGAACCATTCTCTTCGCGCTCCACCCGACGCATCCCGAGAGCGTCTGCTTCATCTCGGGCCGCACCGACCTCATCGCGGGGGCATCTCTCTTCGCTTCTCTCTGGGCCGCGGCGCGGTTCGGACCGCGCATCCGCTCGCCGTGGCGGAAGCTGCTGCCTGCCGCGCTCCTTCTCCTCCCGGGCCTCTTCGCGAAGGAGGTCGCGCTCTTCGGCGCGCTGCTCCTCCCGCTCGCGCTATGGCTTCGGGATCCACAGATCCGCCTCGGCGCTCTCGCGCGGACGAGCGCGGCGGTCGCCGCGGCCGCGCTACTCTATCTGGGAATGCGCGCGGCAGCGCTGGGACCGACGCCGCTCCCCACGCTCAGCCCGGTCCAGGGGGCGGTGCCCCAACTCTTGACCAGCGTGGCCGCGGTCGCGCGGTATGTCGTGCTCCTCATCGCTCCGGTGACGCTTACGGCGCGGCACGAGATCGTCGAGACGCATGCACCCGACGCCGTCTTTCTTGCGGGGTTGCTCGCCCTCATTGCGATCGGGGCGGGCGCGTGGATCCTGGCGCGCAGGAGATCGATGTGGCTCCTCCCGCTGGCTATCTTCGCGGCCACGCTCCTCCCGGTGTGCTGGGTGCGCATCCTATCGGGGGCGATCGTAGCGGAGCGTTTCCTCTTCGTTCCGAGCGCGGCGATCGCGCTCGCGGTCGCCCTCGCGCCCCGGAGAGGCGACGCGGGGCCCTTCTTCCTGCTTGCCTCGGCGGCCGCGGCCTTATGGCTCTTCACGCTGCTCCAGCCCCGCGTCGCGATCTGGAAAGATGAGGGAACGCTCTTCGGCTCCATGCTCCGGGAATCGCCGAACTCGCCGCATGTCCACGGGATCATCGGCGGCTACTACTACAGGCGCCGGGACCTCGAGCGCGCCGCCTACCACTACCGCCGGTCCTACGAGCTCTACCCGAGATCGGGTGAGATGCTCTTGAACCTGGTCGCGGCGGAGGACGAGCTGGGCCGAACCGACTCCGCATTCGTTCACGTCCGGAAGCTGAACGCGCTCTATCCGGAATACGGGGCGGGCTGGTACGCCCTTGGAAACATCTACGCGCGTGTGTATCAACCCGATTCCGCTCGGATCGCCTACGAGCAGGCGATCCGGCTCATGCCCGGATTCGCGCAGGCGGAGAACAATCTGGGCGCGGTGCTCGAGCAGTTGGGTCGCTTTAATGAGGCGCTCGCGCACTACCGCCGCGCGGAGCAGATCCTTCCGGGATATCCCGATGCCGCGCGGAACCGGAGCCGCCTGACCGCAACCCTCCAGGCGAAATCCGACAGCGCGGCCCGCCGATGA
- a CDS encoding tetratricopeptide repeat protein, which yields MDKTTTDLIREREEAVSTARLAQDPERHLQSLEDLAEIFVRADSYLPALQNLEECIRSAERLGLDPSRIAALELKAAQVLIERGDAPGALKHLARARGRALTDTSPELLARLQLQSGRALIELSQYEEALGCCERAHAYFKDHNLMAPLAHAYNCFGRIHFRLGDLDKAKEFYEAALHLFRWDLNDEEGVIRAHNNLGVLYRHLSDWRQATWHLLRSMEISTRLGNFAFISVSCANIGIVHLKAGSWDEAAEHFDRALNSYVQIGRESGVARMRIGLATIATFRHDFATAEAHLTAASQITSRLGSSREQILCLFSRGELQFEMKRIDDALELYGEALEMARLIAPEGDMVHELQRRRAEAFAARGDLPLALKAADDALARALRLKDQLEEGATRRVLALIHTLEGKLTYANEQARDSMRILESIHERFELARAYLEQARRMPANGEPERAREAQNLAFKAMYLFEQLGMEDSMRTCEVALRDLNAPSWITAPRGQRTTTASSSQSQDIARAHGVISQNPRTLELVRKASELVTTPARVLIQGETGTGKNLFAYMFRSFEVERGRPFVEVNCTSLPGDLVESELFGYVRGAFTGAAVTKRGIFEEADGGTIFLNEIGELSERTQVKLLQVLDDGTYRRLGEVRSRRLNVRIISATNKDLDAAVKAGWFRADLYYRLGQVLLALPPLRERREDIPLLIRNFLDELSAREGRQVVLAEDALEYWVSLPWMGNVRELKHKVESVFLCAARQELVDRATLIRLLYPGGTPAADAHPIRGLRGKVDLLKREEILAALSRNAGNRSRAALELGITRRHLIRLLKQIY from the coding sequence GTGGACAAGACTACGACTGACCTGATTCGGGAGCGTGAGGAAGCGGTATCGACCGCGCGCCTCGCGCAAGACCCCGAACGACATCTCCAATCCCTCGAAGATCTCGCCGAGATATTCGTCCGAGCCGACAGCTACCTGCCGGCGCTGCAGAATCTCGAGGAGTGCATTCGCTCCGCGGAACGCCTCGGGCTCGATCCGTCCCGGATCGCCGCGCTCGAGCTGAAAGCGGCCCAGGTTTTGATCGAGCGAGGGGACGCTCCCGGAGCCCTCAAGCATCTGGCCCGGGCACGGGGCCGCGCCCTCACGGATACCAGCCCCGAGCTTCTGGCGCGCCTTCAGCTCCAGAGCGGTCGCGCGCTGATCGAGCTCTCCCAGTACGAGGAGGCGCTCGGCTGCTGCGAGCGCGCGCACGCCTACTTCAAAGATCACAACCTCATGGCGCCGCTCGCGCACGCCTACAATTGCTTCGGCCGGATTCATTTCCGTCTCGGCGATCTGGACAAGGCGAAGGAATTCTACGAAGCGGCCCTGCATCTCTTCCGATGGGATCTGAACGACGAAGAGGGCGTGATTCGTGCCCACAACAACCTCGGCGTGCTCTACCGCCATCTCTCGGACTGGCGCCAGGCGACGTGGCACCTGCTGCGCTCGATGGAGATCTCGACGCGCCTCGGGAATTTCGCCTTCATCTCCGTCTCCTGCGCGAACATCGGCATCGTCCATTTGAAGGCCGGCTCGTGGGACGAGGCGGCGGAGCACTTCGACCGCGCCCTGAACTCCTATGTCCAGATCGGCCGCGAATCGGGCGTGGCGCGCATGCGGATCGGTCTCGCGACGATCGCCACCTTCCGGCACGACTTCGCGACGGCCGAAGCGCATCTGACCGCCGCGTCCCAGATCACGTCCCGTCTCGGATCGTCGCGCGAGCAGATTCTCTGCCTCTTCAGCCGCGGGGAGCTTCAATTCGAGATGAAGCGCATCGACGACGCGCTGGAGCTCTACGGCGAGGCGCTCGAGATGGCACGTCTGATCGCTCCCGAAGGGGACATGGTGCACGAGCTCCAGCGCCGGCGCGCCGAGGCTTTCGCTGCACGAGGCGACCTTCCGCTCGCCTTGAAGGCGGCGGATGACGCGCTCGCCCGCGCGCTTCGGCTCAAGGATCAGCTCGAGGAGGGCGCCACGCGGCGCGTGCTCGCGTTGATCCACACGCTGGAAGGGAAGCTGACCTACGCGAACGAGCAAGCCCGCGATTCGATGCGGATATTGGAGTCGATCCACGAGCGTTTCGAGCTGGCCCGGGCCTATCTGGAGCAGGCGCGGCGGATGCCCGCCAACGGCGAGCCCGAGCGGGCGCGCGAGGCCCAGAACCTCGCGTTCAAGGCCATGTACCTCTTCGAGCAGCTCGGCATGGAGGACTCCATGCGGACCTGCGAGGTGGCGCTTCGCGATCTGAACGCGCCGTCCTGGATCACGGCGCCGCGGGGGCAACGCACGACCACCGCCTCCTCATCGCAGTCGCAGGACATCGCCCGCGCTCACGGGGTCATCAGCCAGAACCCGAGGACGCTGGAGCTGGTGCGGAAGGCGTCCGAGCTCGTCACGACCCCGGCGCGCGTGCTGATCCAGGGAGAGACGGGGACCGGGAAGAACCTCTTCGCCTACATGTTCCGGTCCTTCGAGGTCGAGCGCGGCCGGCCGTTCGTCGAGGTCAACTGCACCAGCCTTCCCGGCGATCTCGTCGAGAGCGAGCTCTTCGGCTATGTGCGCGGCGCCTTCACGGGCGCCGCTGTCACGAAGCGGGGGATCTTCGAGGAGGCCGACGGCGGGACGATATTCCTGAACGAGATCGGCGAGCTGAGCGAGCGCACGCAGGTGAAGTTGCTTCAGGTACTCGACGACGGAACCTATCGGCGCCTGGGCGAGGTCCGCTCCAGGCGTCTGAACGTCCGGATCATCTCCGCGACGAACAAGGATCTGGACGCGGCGGTGAAGGCAGGGTGGTTCCGAGCGGATCTCTACTACCGCCTCGGCCAGGTTCTCCTCGCGCTCCCGCCGCTTCGCGAGCGCCGCGAGGACATCCCGCTCCTCATCCGGAATTTCCTCGATGAGCTGTCGGCGCGCGAGGGACGTCAGGTCGTCCTCGCCGAGGACGCCCTCGAGTACTGGGTTTCGCTTCCTTGGATGGGGAATGTCCGGGAGCTGAAGCACAAGGTCGAGTCGGTCTTCCTCTGCGCCGCGCGCCAGGAGCTGGTCGACCGCGCCACGTTGATCCGGCTTCTATACCCCGGCGGCACTCCCGCCGCCGACGCCCATCCGATTCGCGGCCTCCGTGGAAAGGTGGACCTCCTCAAGCGCGAGGAGATCTTGGCCGCGCTGTCGCGGAACGCCGGGAATCGCAGCCGCGCCGCCCTCGAGCTGGGCATCACGCGGCGGCACCTGATTCGGCTGCTGAAGCAGATCTACTAG
- the selB gene encoding selenocysteine-specific translation elongation factor, protein MRPVVVGTAGHIDHGKTALVHRLTGIDTDRLKEEKERGISIDLGFAHLALPSGRRIAIVDVPGHERFVKNMLAGATGVDVVLLVVAADEGVKPQTREHLAIVDLLRVTRGVVALTKSDLASAERIRSATTEVRTLLQGTALSGSPVIPVSSTTGSGIPALLEALERAASGVEGREAHGAARLPVDRVFSIEGIGTVVTGTLWSGTIRPGDALVLLPSERSVRARQVEVHDQPVDAALAGNRTAVAIHGVARDEVARGEWLVTPGRFRTTTMLDVRLNQIGAAESPLRNRARVRVHLGASETLARVVLYESDSLAPGATAFAQLRLEGAVVAIPGDRLVLRSYSPSITIAGATVVDSSPARRSRLDAAGKARLEALASGTLVERLLLLVGESGLKGLRAEAAALRLGVTPEDVVAAAAQANDIVRARDGRHLTLREWNRALDRVVGAVRDYGAEHKLRHGIPKGELKSQLQGELDGTVFDEALEIVLREGKLQASGDRVSLPQAAPSLTPEEARALERVERKLGSSGFQVPELSQVLKDLPPGIKPGEVVRHILEAGRAVKVTSELLYPTHLWAEIEDRVRTHFARRPALTMSEFKELLQVSRKYAVPILEQLDRTGLTRREGDVRSPGPRSGPSKSVETG, encoded by the coding sequence ATGCGCCCCGTCGTGGTCGGCACCGCGGGGCACATCGATCACGGTAAGACCGCGCTTGTCCACCGACTCACCGGAATCGATACCGATCGGCTGAAGGAAGAAAAGGAGCGCGGGATCTCGATCGATCTCGGCTTCGCGCATCTCGCGCTCCCTTCCGGCCGCCGGATCGCGATCGTCGACGTTCCCGGGCACGAGCGATTCGTGAAGAACATGCTCGCCGGCGCGACCGGCGTCGACGTCGTCCTCCTCGTCGTCGCCGCGGACGAGGGCGTGAAGCCGCAGACCCGCGAGCACCTCGCCATCGTCGACCTCCTGCGCGTGACGCGCGGCGTGGTCGCGCTCACCAAGTCGGATCTGGCTTCAGCGGAGCGGATCCGATCGGCCACCACCGAGGTCCGGACGCTCCTCCAGGGCACCGCCCTCAGCGGGTCGCCGGTCATTCCGGTTTCTTCGACGACCGGCAGCGGGATTCCGGCGCTTCTCGAAGCTCTCGAGCGCGCCGCGTCGGGGGTCGAGGGCCGCGAGGCGCACGGCGCGGCGCGCCTCCCCGTCGACCGGGTCTTCTCCATCGAGGGGATCGGCACCGTTGTGACCGGGACGCTCTGGAGCGGCACGATCCGGCCGGGGGACGCCCTCGTGCTTCTTCCCTCTGAGCGCTCGGTCCGGGCGCGGCAGGTCGAAGTGCACGATCAGCCTGTCGATGCCGCGCTCGCGGGGAACCGGACCGCCGTCGCGATTCACGGCGTCGCGAGGGACGAGGTAGCGCGCGGGGAGTGGCTCGTGACTCCTGGCCGCTTCCGAACGACCACGATGCTGGACGTACGCCTGAATCAGATCGGAGCGGCCGAGTCGCCGCTTCGGAATCGGGCTCGCGTGCGGGTACACCTCGGCGCGAGCGAGACCCTCGCCCGCGTCGTCCTGTACGAGTCGGATTCGCTCGCGCCCGGCGCGACCGCGTTCGCTCAGCTTCGCCTGGAGGGGGCTGTCGTGGCGATCCCGGGCGACCGCCTGGTCCTTCGCTCCTACTCTCCTTCGATCACGATCGCCGGAGCGACCGTCGTCGATTCGAGTCCCGCGCGTCGCTCCCGCCTCGATGCCGCGGGCAAGGCGCGCCTCGAAGCCCTCGCATCAGGGACCTTGGTCGAGCGGCTCCTGCTTCTGGTCGGAGAGTCCGGGCTGAAGGGTCTCCGCGCCGAGGCGGCAGCGCTCCGACTTGGGGTAACCCCGGAAGATGTCGTCGCGGCCGCGGCCCAGGCGAACGATATCGTTCGCGCGCGGGACGGGCGCCACCTCACGCTTCGTGAGTGGAACCGGGCTCTTGACCGCGTCGTCGGCGCGGTCCGCGACTACGGCGCCGAGCACAAACTCCGCCACGGAATCCCGAAGGGCGAGCTCAAGAGCCAGCTCCAGGGAGAGCTCGACGGGACCGTCTTCGATGAGGCGCTCGAAATCGTGCTCCGCGAAGGGAAGCTTCAAGCTTCCGGCGACCGGGTGAGCCTCCCGCAGGCAGCCCCCTCGCTGACCCCGGAGGAAGCGCGGGCTCTCGAGCGGGTGGAGCGGAAGCTCGGCTCCTCGGGTTTTCAGGTGCCGGAGCTTTCCCAAGTGCTCAAGGATCTTCCCCCGGGGATCAAGCCGGGCGAGGTCGTTCGGCACATCCTCGAGGCGGGGCGGGCTGTCAAGGTGACCTCCGAGCTTCTCTACCCAACCCATCTCTGGGCCGAGATCGAGGACCGCGTCAGGACCCATTTCGCGCGCAGGCCGGCGCTTACGATGTCGGAGTTCAAGGAGCTCTTACAGGTGTCGCGCAAGTACGCTGTCCCGATCCTCGAGCAGCTCGACCGGACCGGCCTGACCCGGCGGGAAGGGGACGTCCGCTCCCCCGGGCCACGATCTGGCCCGTCAAAGAGCGTCGAAACGGGGTGA
- a CDS encoding DUF814 domain-containing protein, which produces MSGIAASLAGLRVSGVVGLSPRSLAIALGTKPRSYLWMHLERKQADYALARELPISPDPRGSRYGGLEEGLRGLVIVKAEVGPDVSLGLALGPEDGAGATHVLALTVSGSRSNLVLRALPEGPVLWAFHRAGEGGPEEETPQTAPPASFHRPLARAAETPEEREELRASIERAFFEDFERDLERELNAAERSLTRRLDAQGEDLERTRAQMAARRWGEILVSHYGEIPRGASRVRLPDAFADSPGATVEIPLDPALTPHDNAARLFQKAKKGERGEKVVQKRLAQTRKSLAGLAGLRRDIETRPPKEALRLLDDFLREAGLRLKARGDTRKIHLGRRTAGAPRPGRPGRRSPGARESIRPRTFHTSDGWEVWVGRNNADNDLITHRLSNPHDLWFHVVGVPGSHVILRRPSRHATPKPRTLEEAAAIAAYYSKAKKLSRVPVIFTERKFVSKPRRGKPGQAICSRERELLVRPGIPETDAGN; this is translated from the coding sequence ATGAGCGGCATCGCCGCCTCACTCGCGGGGCTTCGGGTGAGCGGAGTGGTCGGGCTCTCGCCTCGATCCCTCGCGATCGCGCTCGGAACGAAGCCCCGCTCCTATCTCTGGATGCATCTCGAGCGAAAGCAGGCCGACTACGCGCTCGCGCGCGAGCTTCCGATTTCTCCGGATCCGCGTGGGTCGCGCTACGGCGGCCTCGAGGAGGGACTGCGCGGCCTCGTCATCGTTAAGGCGGAGGTCGGGCCCGACGTTTCGCTTGGGCTCGCGCTGGGACCGGAGGACGGAGCGGGCGCGACCCACGTGCTCGCGCTCACGGTGAGCGGGTCCCGGAGCAATCTCGTTCTCCGCGCGCTGCCGGAGGGCCCCGTGCTCTGGGCGTTCCATCGCGCCGGCGAAGGGGGACCGGAGGAAGAAACGCCGCAGACCGCCCCGCCGGCATCGTTCCATCGGCCCCTTGCCCGCGCGGCCGAGACGCCGGAGGAGCGGGAGGAGCTCCGCGCCTCGATCGAGCGCGCGTTTTTCGAGGACTTCGAGCGGGATCTCGAGCGCGAGCTAAACGCCGCGGAGCGATCGCTCACGCGGCGTCTAGACGCGCAAGGGGAGGACCTGGAGCGGACGCGCGCACAAATGGCCGCGCGTCGCTGGGGGGAGATACTCGTGTCGCACTACGGCGAAATTCCAAGGGGGGCGAGCCGCGTCCGTCTCCCCGACGCGTTCGCGGACTCGCCTGGAGCTACCGTAGAGATCCCTCTCGATCCGGCGCTCACTCCCCACGATAACGCGGCGCGTCTCTTCCAAAAGGCGAAGAAGGGCGAGCGTGGCGAGAAGGTTGTCCAAAAGCGCCTCGCTCAAACCCGGAAGAGCCTAGCGGGGCTCGCTGGGTTGCGCCGCGATATCGAAACCCGCCCGCCGAAGGAAGCGCTCCGGCTCCTCGACGATTTCCTCCGCGAGGCGGGGCTACGTTTGAAGGCGCGGGGCGACACGCGAAAGATCCATCTGGGTCGACGGACCGCCGGTGCGCCCCGCCCAGGACGTCCCGGGCGCCGATCTCCAGGGGCGCGCGAGTCGATCAGGCCAAGGACGTTCCACACTAGCGACGGGTGGGAGGTTTGGGTCGGCCGAAACAACGCCGACAACGACCTCATCACCCACCGATTATCGAACCCCCACGACCTATGGTTCCACGTCGTGGGGGTGCCGGGCTCCCACGTCATTCTTCGCCGCCCATCCCGGCACGCGACACCCAAGCCGCGCACGCTCGAGGAGGCGGCCGCGATCGCCGCCTACTACAGCAAGGCGAAGAAGCTCTCGCGGGTCCCGGTAATTTTCACAGAGCGAAAGTTCGTCTCGAAGCCGCGCCGCGGCAAACCCGGACAGGCAATTTGTTCGCGAGAGCGGGAGCTTCTCGTCCGGCCCGGAATACCCGAGACGGACGCCGGCAACTAG
- the prmC gene encoding peptide chain release factor N(5)-glutamine methyltransferase, which translates to MRAGVTLGDGSTPAAAPPTRAQALDALRERLTQAGVASPEAEAEWLLLHALGIGRGAYWSEPSAPLRAEEEAALEAFAVRREGREPLQLILGEVPFHDASLTVEPGVFLPRPETEVLVEAVLAARLPERGSLLDWGTGTGAIAIALLKALPGWTAVAADRSGPALDLALRNAARNGVQDRIQALRADFSSPAPPRVPGTPFDVVVSNPPYVRRRDIPELMPEVRDHDPPEALDGGEDGLDALRHLAQGLAIWLAPGGFLALEIGAEQADSVLGLYRASIQDARVLPDRAGLPRIVIGTMRGQRS; encoded by the coding sequence ATGCGCGCCGGAGTTACGCTCGGGGATGGTTCCACGCCCGCGGCCGCCCCTCCCACGCGGGCCCAGGCGCTCGACGCGCTTCGCGAACGCCTGACCCAGGCGGGCGTCGCGTCACCCGAGGCGGAGGCCGAGTGGCTGCTCCTGCACGCGCTCGGGATCGGCCGCGGGGCCTACTGGTCGGAGCCCAGCGCGCCGCTTCGCGCCGAGGAAGAGGCGGCGCTCGAGGCGTTCGCGGTCCGGAGAGAGGGCCGCGAGCCGCTCCAGCTGATTCTCGGCGAGGTGCCGTTCCACGACGCATCCCTCACGGTCGAGCCGGGCGTGTTTCTCCCTCGCCCGGAGACCGAGGTTCTCGTGGAAGCGGTGCTCGCGGCGCGGCTGCCTGAGCGTGGTTCGTTGCTCGACTGGGGAACCGGGACCGGCGCCATCGCGATCGCACTATTGAAAGCGCTCCCCGGCTGGACGGCGGTCGCGGCCGACCGTTCCGGGCCCGCGCTCGACCTAGCCCTCCGGAACGCGGCCCGAAACGGGGTCCAAGACCGGATTCAAGCGCTGCGCGCCGACTTTTCGAGCCCCGCGCCGCCACGTGTCCCCGGCACGCCCTTCGACGTGGTCGTTTCCAACCCACCGTATGTCCGCCGCCGTGACATTCCCGAATTGATGCCCGAGGTCCGCGACCACGATCCGCCGGAAGCGCTTGACGGCGGCGAGGACGGTCTTGATGCTCTCCGCCACCTGGCGCAGGGACTTGCGATATGGCTCGCCCCCGGCGGTTTCCTCGCGCTCGAGATCGGGGCCGAGCAGGCCGATAGTGTCCTGGGGCTCTACAGGGCCTCCATCCAGGACGCGCGGGTCCTGCCCGACCGGGCCGGATTGCCGCGGATCGTAATCGGGACGATGCGAGGCCAAAGATCATGA